In one Microbacterium invictum genomic region, the following are encoded:
- a CDS encoding urea amidolyase family protein gives MSALPTRTLPMGDRAILVEVEGLDAVLALHARLVAEPPPGVIDLVPAARTVLITVDPAVLSLSRARAWVTDAATAASAEQAAAPAEVELDIRYDGADLEDTAELLGMTAAELAGRHAHATWTVAFTGFAPGFGYLVSEDWPFDVPRLATPRTRVPAGAVGVAGVFSGAYPRETPGGWRLLGTTDEPLFDPARPSPALLAPGMRVRFRTLAGEERTLAGRERTLAGEERTLAGEERTLAGGAGALRVEEPGLLATVQDRGRPGSAALGIARSGAMDRRALGAANRLVGNPQGAAAIEITLGGFRAVALADMLFAVTGGGGPLRLAGRDIDPYAAHRWPAGAELEVGWIERGARAILALRGGVEGLLVRGSRATDILSGLGPAPLAAGDLVEVGPVPAAPVPPSPDAAWGAPDGDDLEIDLAPGPRADWFTADARATLFEATWVVSGAADRVGIRLDGPSLARARDDELPSEGMVPGALQVPPSGRPTILGPDAPVTGGYPVIAVVTDAALDALAQARPGSRIRFRHARVRS, from the coding sequence GTGAGTGCTCTGCCGACGCGGACGCTGCCGATGGGCGATCGCGCGATCCTCGTCGAGGTCGAGGGGCTCGACGCCGTGCTCGCGCTGCACGCGCGCCTCGTCGCCGAGCCGCCGCCCGGGGTGATCGATCTCGTCCCGGCGGCGCGTACGGTGCTCATCACGGTCGATCCGGCGGTGCTGAGCCTGTCGCGCGCGCGGGCCTGGGTGACGGATGCCGCGACCGCGGCCTCCGCGGAACAGGCGGCGGCGCCGGCCGAGGTCGAGCTCGACATCCGCTACGACGGTGCCGACCTCGAAGACACGGCGGAGCTCCTGGGGATGACGGCCGCGGAGCTCGCGGGGCGCCACGCGCACGCGACGTGGACCGTGGCGTTCACCGGCTTCGCGCCCGGATTCGGATACCTCGTCAGTGAGGATTGGCCCTTCGACGTGCCGCGGCTCGCCACCCCGCGGACCCGCGTCCCGGCCGGGGCGGTGGGGGTCGCGGGAGTGTTCTCGGGGGCGTACCCGCGCGAGACCCCCGGCGGGTGGCGCCTCCTCGGCACGACCGATGAACCCCTGTTCGACCCCGCGCGCCCGTCGCCGGCGCTCCTGGCGCCCGGCATGAGGGTGCGGTTCCGCACCCTCGCGGGGGAGGAGCGCACCCTCGCGGGCAGGGAGCGCACCCTCGCGGGGGAGGAGCGCACCCTCGCGGGGGAGGAGCGCACCCTGGCGGGGGGCGCGGGGGCGCTGCGCGTCGAGGAGCCGGGGCTGCTCGCCACCGTGCAGGACCGAGGGCGGCCGGGCTCGGCCGCCCTCGGCATCGCCCGCTCGGGCGCGATGGACCGCCGCGCGCTCGGCGCCGCGAACCGCCTCGTCGGCAACCCCCAGGGCGCGGCGGCGATCGAGATCACCCTGGGCGGCTTTCGCGCCGTCGCCCTCGCCGACATGTTGTTCGCCGTCACCGGCGGCGGCGGTCCGCTCCGGCTCGCGGGGCGTGACATCGACCCGTATGCGGCGCACCGCTGGCCCGCAGGCGCCGAGCTCGAGGTCGGGTGGATCGAGCGGGGCGCCCGCGCGATCCTCGCCCTGCGCGGCGGCGTCGAGGGCCTCCTCGTCCGCGGTTCGCGCGCCACCGACATCCTCTCCGGTCTCGGCCCGGCCCCGCTCGCGGCGGGCGACCTCGTCGAAGTCGGCCCTGTGCCCGCCGCCCCCGTCCCGCCGTCCCCCGACGCGGCGTGGGGCGCACCCGACGGCGACGACCTCGAGATCGACCTCGCGCCGGGGCCGCGCGCCGACTGGTTCACCGCCGACGCGCGGGCGACCCTCTTCGAGGCGACCTGGGTCGTCTCCGGCGCCGCCGACCGCGTGGGGATCCGACTCGACGGCCCATCCCTCGCTCGTGCCCGCGACGACGAACTCCCCAGTGAGGGCATGGTGCCCGGCGCCCTGCAGGTGCCGCCCTCGGGCCGGCCCACGATCCTCGGCCCCGACGCTCCGGTCACCGGCGGCTACCCGGTCATCGCGGTCGTGACGGATGCCGCCCTCGACGCGCTCGCGCAGGCGCGACCCGGCAGCCGCATCCGCTTCCGTCACGCACGGGTCAGGTCCTGA
- a CDS encoding 5-oxoprolinase subunit PxpA gives MGAIDLNADLGETVDGMPTADDAAMFAVISSASIACGGHAGDEWSMREAVARAAVHGVAVGAHPSYPDPANFGRVPMTLAPADLRAEVAVQLRSLATAGADIRYVKPHGALYHAVSADAGAARAVAEAVAELAASQGRAVPILGMPGEISWAAESAGLPFVVEAFLDRGYLPGGGLVPRGEPGAVLDDVAAAAERAVRLARSGEVVAVDGTVLDVGPSSLCLHGDSPAAVSMGRAVREALDATGVTVRAPW, from the coding sequence ATGGGCGCGATCGACCTGAATGCCGACCTGGGGGAGACGGTCGACGGGATGCCGACGGCCGACGATGCGGCGATGTTCGCCGTGATCTCCAGCGCCAGCATCGCCTGCGGCGGACACGCGGGCGATGAGTGGTCGATGCGCGAGGCGGTGGCGCGCGCGGCTGTTCACGGCGTGGCCGTCGGGGCGCATCCGTCCTATCCGGACCCGGCGAACTTCGGCCGCGTGCCGATGACGCTCGCTCCCGCAGATCTGCGGGCCGAGGTCGCGGTGCAGCTCCGGTCGCTGGCGACGGCCGGGGCCGACATCCGGTACGTCAAGCCTCACGGGGCGCTCTATCACGCGGTCTCCGCGGACGCGGGGGCGGCGCGGGCGGTGGCCGAGGCGGTCGCCGAGCTCGCCGCGTCGCAGGGACGCGCCGTGCCGATCCTCGGGATGCCGGGGGAGATCTCCTGGGCGGCCGAGTCGGCCGGTCTGCCGTTCGTCGTCGAGGCGTTCCTCGACCGCGGATACCTTCCGGGCGGCGGGCTCGTCCCGCGCGGCGAGCCGGGCGCGGTGCTCGATGACGTGGCCGCGGCCGCGGAGCGGGCGGTCCGGCTGGCGCGATCGGGCGAGGTCGTCGCCGTCGACGGGACGGTGCTCGACGTCGGACCCTCGTCACTTTGCCTGCACGGCGACTCCCCGGCGGCGGTGTCGATGGGGCGGGCGGTGCGCGAAGCCCTGGACGCCACGGGTGTGACCGTGCGCGCCCCGTGGTAG